Genomic window (Capsicum annuum cultivar UCD-10X-F1 chromosome 10, UCD10Xv1.1, whole genome shotgun sequence):
TTCAGAATCTCAGAAGGGGTATTTACTGCTGGATATCACCTCAAAGAAACTATTAGTCAGTAGATATTTTGTGTTTCATAAAGATACATTTCCTTTTGCTTCCTCACCAGCACAAAACACACAAGCTTTCTCATCTGGAGAAAATATTACTGACTTCTTGATTCCTACAGATGAAGAaacatttcataaaaaaaatactgagagTGTTACTGAAGGAGCTCCAATTGAGGAGGATAATATTTCTGATGCTGAAGTTCCTGGTGCATCTACACCTGAAACCACTCATGAAGAAACATGTCAAGATAATTGTTCCCTACCTCAACCCTCTTCTAGTAGACCTGCGAGAACAAGCAGACTACCAATGTGGATGCATGATTATGTTGATACTTCTAGAAATTAGAGATGCAAACATCCATTAGCCAACAGCTTGTCTTATAAAAATTTGAGTCCTACCTATCAGTGTTATTTATCCAAATTATCCACTTTGACTGAGGCTCGGCATTATAAACAGGCTATAAAAGATGAAAGGTGGgtgaaagctataaaatcaaAGGTTCAAGCCTTGAAAGCTAACAATACATGGGTCATTGTTGATCTACCTAAAGGGAAGAATATTGTTGGTTCTAAGTggatatacaaaatcaaatatcttgCCAATGGTAAAGTGGAGAGGTTCAAAGCAAGGTTAGTGGCCAAAGGATATAGCTAATAAGAAGGGTTGGACTATCATGAAACCTTCTCACCAGTGGCTAAGATAGTTACAGTCAGATGTGTGATTGCACTAGCTACATCTAAAGGTTGGAatcttcatcaaatggatgtacaTAATACATTCCTCCAAGGGGATCCTGAGGAGGAAGTTTACATGGAAATGCCTGAGGGATTTAGAAGACAGGGGGAGCACAAAGTGTAAAAGTTAATCAAATTGTATGGTCTTAAGCAAGCCTCCAGGCAGTGGAATATTAAGCTTACTCATGCTTTACTTGATGCTGGTTTTACTCAAAGTGCACATGATTATTCCATATTCACCCTGCATCAAGGTAATGATACtgttattgttcttgtttatgttgatgatttactaATCACTGGAAGTAGTGCCTCCTTGATCAATGCTACCAAAATCAAGTTGCATCAGCAGTTTAAGATGAAAGACTTGGGGGATGTCAAgtattttttgggtattgaagtTTTAAGATCAACATCAAGGATTATTCTGAACCAAAGGAAGTATATTCTAGAGTTGATTGCTAAAACAGGTCTTAGTGGTGCTAAGCCTTTTATTACTCCCTTAGAGTCTAATGTCAGGCTCACCTCTATTGAGTATGACCAAGCAACAGGTACACAAGATGATGAACTGTTGTCTGATATTTTCTCTTACCAAAGACTTGTTGGGAAGCTTATGTATGCCACTATTACAAGGCCAGACATTAACTTTGTTGTCCAAACTCTCAGCCAATTCATGTAGCATCCCAAGAAGTCTCACTGGGAAGCAGCTACTAGGGTAGTTAGGTACCTAAAAAATTCTGTTGGCCAAGGTGTCGTGTTAAAGGCTGAACCTGCTAATACTTTGACTTGCTGGTGTAACTCTGAGTGGGCTGCTTGTCCAAACACCAGAAGATTAGTTACTGGTTATGCTATTCACTTTGGTGAATCACTCATATCATGGAAGTCCAAGAAGCAGCATACTGTTTCCAGGAGTTCtactgaagctgagtacagaAGCATGGCTTCAGCAGTTGCAGAACTCACCTGGCTGGTTGGATTATTTCAGGAACTTAAGGTCCCTATCAACCTCCCCATTTCAGTTTATAGTGACAGTAATTCAGCCATTCAATTGGCCAACAACCCTGTGTTCCATGAGAGAACCAAACATATTGAGATTGACTGTCATTTCATTAGGGACAAAATCAAGATGGATTAAGGCTCTACATGTTCAGTCTACTGATCAACTTGCGGATTTGCTTAGCAAGGGCCTAAGTCTTGCTCAACATTCCCACTTACTTAGCAAGCTTGGTGTGCTAAATGTTCTGCACCCtgtagcttgagggggagtgttttACATACACGACTACCTGTTCCACTGATGTGTAATACTGATAGGAGTAGACATTAAACTAGTTAGTAGCATACTACTGAGTCAACTATATAagttgttagaggttgttagaCAATGATTGGTGAGTGGCAATGAGCTATCAAATGGAGTGTTCTAGAAGAAAGGTAGTTATTAGATAGTTTGTTGCCTATATAAGGCACAACAATCTGATTGTAACACATAAGTTTTGAAGCagttataattttttatctttctcctcttcttagctccatcaatggagtcttagcaagtgttttcagatgttattattttgatttttaattagtGTTGTTTAAACAAACTTAATGCTCATAGAGAATGGGAAAAATAAACCCATAGCAAGTGTGGCGTTAGTacatgtcacgccccaaaatcccttcgggccggactggcacccgaagccgagaaggcccgggagaacccgttcaaatacctgtactttcacttacatgtcaccgaaaattggacagcacttcgttgcatatagaaggatctaattacctgtatcagcacaacacgcgcaaatatatatatatatataatacttggccgtcggggccaccacatatacagatataacatcactatataaacttccatgactttacccttccttatgtctacaaaacctctaggatatacatgacataactagggtcgagacaaacccccgcccacacatgactcatttacaataacaaaacataaggaaccgactcggaaagctccgaagcaaactggagctcaccaacaatagctgtatgacctggctcctacttgtgcggtgtatgagccgaggtacctgtgcctgcagcatgaaatgcaggtcccccatgagggacgtcagtacgaaatatgtactgagtatgtaaagctgtaaataatcacatatgatataggagctcaatagaaatcagaaacaagtgaataagtcgtaataggagtggaccacacttactagaacttgtgacaacctgtacattgtatttattcaatcactttaccttcgttcttatcgtctttgtaataattattgtactgtactgtgaccattaggctgcctccagtacatatcaactgggatcgacccatgctaggcttatgcccctgggataccacccataaacacataaatagggattgacccatgctaggcttatgcccctgggataccacccgataagagagaactcccatcacttagttcaattaatctttgagattgttatttcgatcgccaccacattttttatactttgaaacaatgatacatcaataggaaccaagtaatagaccttctatacaataacgatgtataaagactcattggtacatcaacaatgtgtttcagaatcatcaatatcacaacaatgaaataagagtcttttggtatatcaatgaacattttgacactttataggatggaaacaacttcgttggtaacgtagaacaatacatattttaggacaacctcggaatcttacttgatggaacattggtgttttcatgccaaagaacattgttagagtatgctttacatacctcgttgtagattcggataccaattcaacacaacttcccgcctttacaaatcacttatctacaatgaaatgtttggcatctagtattagcaacccaacaccacaattctcttccataattccatactaccaatatttgcaaaacattccaaaaaccaacttgaacaataggtttatgtgtatatatatatataatcatcatttcaataccacattatcaataccacatcatcataccaaattccttcacaattcaacataatccaacatcatttcccaatcatctttcaacaacaatcaaataacatacttcttatgctcgcatgcatatatttatatacatatccatataaataacaccaacataatttacatccttaccataaaatggcccttttgatttcgaagtcctgttggcacaaataaggggtgcttctcgaagcccttgagatggtgaacacaactacggaatcaatttggattttctacagttgaatcacaagatatttggagttgaaattaggctagggtttcttattttcaataatttgatgataattgatggatatgagactaattatatgtatataatgaccaattttcgtccatgaggtgatggaaaatgaccatattgcccttaaaaatttaagtaaatccgaatctgtccatggtggactgttttgataggctaaagtaaatcggccataactctttgctccgatatcggatttgggttaaattggtatcgttggaaagataattaaaattaatttcatttcatataaagtaggccacccatttagtcctgtacaaggagttatgatcgtttgaagttgaccctaaaaatctgttttgagaggctgaagtaaaacgagtataaatccttactcagatgttggattgggatgaaaccaattgaattggaaagaagactcaaagatctttcttttgatatgtggtagctctcccaattcattatattgagggatttatgatcgttcaaagttgacccaaaaaactggcaggcctcaatagtttgtgtgcaggaaattttcctgcacatttactgttcacaacatTCCGGCCatcgttttatagtttcgaacgtgctcgattatatctgaaacttatccgtttttggaaatctttatatcgttggaaagcttattcaataaccttcgtatggaaccatcgacgggcaaattccggtataaataaggtCGATttctatacacatataatcaaactatacacttgaaaccatctcaaaataatcaatactcatacttaaactcatatatacctaactcaggatcaatacatatactccaacacatataacaatggctaatgcacgtaattaagtacggggtgttacagtacaCTTCAATCTGACATAGATGTTGCTACTTGGAAGATGATGCCAAAGATAAGTCGATGATCAAACTTGACTTAGCATAGATTTCAAGCCAGATTTTTCTTCATGCTTAGCCAATTGATAAAAGATCACAATGAGATTATAATTTGGATTTTTCTTCCTTCATAATTAATTGGTCTTTCCTGCTAATTAAGTCATTTGTTATCCAGTGAAAGCAAACAACAGAGAGATGTCAATTACTGACGAAAAGTCCAATGGGACATGGCTAGCTAAAAGCCATCGATAGTACACAGAGAGAGCTGAGGGTGGACCTTCGGGTTATTCGTAttgaatatgaaaattttaattatcaAATCGAAGGAAATACTGGttcaaatccaattcaaataaTTTCGGATTGAAATGgatattttgaatttctttttggattaattggtttggaaatttaaaattttcaattttgattttttagtcTTTAAAAGAAGCTTATTAGGAAGGACAATAATTGTGAGCAAAGTACCTTCTACTGAGCATATTGCTTGGCGGGGGctaaatataagatataaaattttggatttttggatatccaaaaaattgaattaccaaatttgatattcaaTCTAAAATCTAACAATCAtaaaaacaaaattcataatccgaaaattcaaattaaatatcCAAAATGTTTGGATTTCGAGTTGACCCAAACTATGTCCAATCCTTAGAGAACTTTCAGAAGCCAATAGAATTTCTTTTATAACAGAAAAAAACGTGATTAATGActgtttaaagaaaaattaaataaaggaGTTTCAAATGCCAGAGGCCAAAcgaaaattgatatttttttctcatttgtcTAAGTTTTATTGAGTAGAATTATCCCACATGTATGATGATCAATCGTAACATATACAGATAGAATGTATGTGTGTATAAATTGATCTGAGCACTAgcgttgtaaaaaaaaaaagcgaAAAATTGAACTCATACAAACACATATAATGACCGAATCAGCTTCTCACTTTGACAAATACAATAGTGGATATAGATGGCGAACTGATATacaatgattttatctattgggAATTTTCTCCATTTaatatatgatatgatatgaattaCTCTAAGTAAGATGGTGGAAGTAAGACACAAGTCTACCGCTACATTTATTACCTCTCACATACATAAAAGAAAACTGTTTTTGGCTGTTGACCATGGTCCTAATGTGGTTCATAAAATGGCGTATACGTAATAACTTCCTTACTTTATAGCTAGCGACTAGTCCCAACTCCGTAATAACTACTCCCAATTTCTCAAATTAGTAGTCACGtgttttcttttgaattatatgATTTCGATCAGCATTTTAGAATGTATTTTTCCATCAAattaatatgagaaaataaaaactattgaatttattcataattaaaatcaataataataacatattaaGTGAAATTCTACAAGTGGAGCTTGAGAAGGGTAGAGTATATATACACCTTCTTCTCACCTCAGGAAGATAGAGAGGCAGTTTCTAGAGGAACTAGGATATATTTATCCCtagtataacaaaaaaaattcactcCTCCAACGGCCATTCGTCAATTTAGTTCTAGTTTCCTTCTATAAAACCCCCTAAGGTTCTCACTATTTATTGTACCCAACACTCCTCAGACTACTAAATCTCTACTTatcttctctcaatttctcttttaaataatgaaaatgtTTGGCAAGATAGCATGCTTACTGATTTTGTGCGTGGTGTTGATTGCACCCCATGCAGAGGCAGTGACATGCGGCCAAATTCAAGTTGGGGTGGTGAATTGCCTCCCTTATCTGCAGAATCGTGGCCCTCTAGGAGGGTGCTGTGGTGTCATTAAAGATCTACTTAAGCTTTGCAAGACACCACATGAACGTAGGAAATCATGTAGGTGTGTTAAAACAGCTGCTAATCTTATAAAGGGCATTGATTTTGGCAAAGCCGCTGGTCTCTCTGGTGTTTGTGGTGTCAAGATTCCATTCGAAATCAGCCCTTCCGTTGACTGCTCCAAGTACGTTTTTCATCTTAGCTATCCTACTGTCAAAAGAAATGGATGTTCAGCCTAATGCAATCTTAAAAAGTGAACATGTAAGGTGTACGTTCACTATGAGgaaaaacatttttttaaaaaagaaaacaagaaaaatgactttcctaatgaaagtaggaaaaaaaatgTATACGTGTTCTCCTTCACATGGCCCCAGGAATTAATTTAGCTCAGATTTCATGTCAATTAATTTAGCTCAGATTCCATGTCAAATTAAGAAATGAATATTGTGCCGGGTCTGCAACACAAATCCAAAAGTTATCTCAGAGGAGAATTATCAAAACCATATAAAGAAAACATTCATCCCTTCACCAACCGATCAATGTGGGATTCCTAAACATCTAACATAATTATTTAGAGTAGCGGCATAACCGTAAATACATGTGCGACATATACTTTAAATTTAAACATGTGCCTTAACAGCAACTTTTGAACTTCCTTTAAAATTCCCCTGCACTATAATTTCTTTATGTTAAAAGAATTGAACAGTTTATATGTTACCATACAAATTTATCTTTATCCTTATTGCACATGAGTACAATTATTAATCAAAATTTTAGGATTCATTTTGAATCCCCTAATTCCCTCATGCTAGATTCCACGACAAATGTCTACTATTCCTACgtacttattatttatttctcCCACCTTTCTATATGAGTTCAACacttttcattttatataatgCTTAAGTATAAAGAGACTGATCAATTTTATTACTATaccatttatcaatatttatggacataaagataatttatttaaattttcaaagaCCATATTAATTAGTGGGGCAAAatgaatttcttttttaattaattctttcttgatttagtaagtGGTAATATAATTTgggatatgtattttttagtaagATAACCAACTAATATGAGGCCGAAGGAGTATAATGGGGTTACACCAACAGTAATAACTTATAAACTTCACATGTTAATTCTCGCTATGCCTTTTTATGaataattgaaatttgaattggtTGATTGATTATTAATGAGAAAATTATTTTGCGCATATGTATAGCTAGCTAGTATGTTTCTTGGTTAATGTTTGCTTTAATATGGCGATGCAGGGTGAAGTGACGATGAGGAAAGAGATCTGTTTTCATATCATAATTTGGTAGAAACTACCACAATCATGTGGAGAAGAATAAGATGGGTCGAGAATGGCCCTGCTTAATTACGAGTCGTGTCcgttctctctctctttctttcttgtgTATCTTTTCGAGTCGTAGTCCGAGTcttgtaataatattttgaagGTTTGTTTCGTCACAATCCAATCTTGATTATACATATTCTATCTTATTTAGTTCAGTGGGTGCGTACGGTCCACTACCTGATATATACAAAGCTAGACTTAGACGTTGAACATAAACCTATAAATATTTACGCcttccatttcaaaaagaatgattgacacaaagtttaagaaaataaagaagacttttgaatcttgtagttttaaattaaagttatatcaaatgtaccaaaatgtcatttaatcttgtagtcctaaacatgccatgtgaaaagttgaaattaaagtattgtcaaaaaaaaaaaaggggtcattcttttttaaacagactaaaaaggaaagtaggtaattcttttttaaacagagggagtaattTTTAACATTATATAACTCAATATTATAAAGAAGTAATTTTGTAGAACCTCTTTTTTAGAAAtatcaaataagagaaaaatgtatACTTCTTCCGTCCCAAATTTATGTGATGCAGTTTGACTCGACgaggagtttaagaaataaagatagacttttgaaacttgtgatTTAAAATAAGTTATAGATATTTGAGTggctataaattatttcattaaaggcaaaataaattttttattgctAAAATGTTACTAAAGATAGAAATATGTCATTCTCTGTAAGacggaattaaaaaaaaaaaatgaatcatataaattgagatagcAAAAGTATAAAATTACttcatctaaaaaatattaatcaaagcaACAATTTCCAATATAACGTACAATGATGTATTTGGCACGCCTAGCTTAAACTAGCTCAAAGAATACCTCTAAGATTGATCATGACTTTAATCAGGGGAGGATC
Coding sequences:
- the LOC107845926 gene encoding non-specific lipid-transfer protein 2-like, coding for MKMFGKIACLLILCVVLIAPHAEAVTCGQIQVGVVNCLPYLQNRGPLGGCCGVIKDLLKLCKTPHERRKSCRCVKTAANLIKGIDFGKAAGLSGVCGVKIPFEISPSVDCSKVK